From Bradyrhizobium erythrophlei:
CCGCGGCTGCGCTCGAAAGCCCTGAAAATGGCGCGTGCGCTGACCCCCGCCTCGGCCGCCAGCCGATCAATGGTGATCGGTTGCTGCCAGTTGGCTTCGACGAACTCCTCGATGCGCCGCACCACCCAGGGCGCAGCCGTGCTTTCCTGGTTTTGCAGCAGATGGCTGAAACCGTTACGGCCGGCATAGAGCCGGCATAGAGAAAGGCGATCTGGATGGCATGCTCGAGCTCCCGGCAAACGGCCGCGGGCAATTGGGAAGCCGTCGAGTCCAGCTGCTGCGCAAGAAAGCGGATCAGGTGGGAGAGGGTTTGCGCATGAGGCTCGCCGGCCGGGATCGCAGGCTGGAACGTCATTTCCCCCTTCGGCTTGACGCCCAGAAGCGCCGTCAGTCTTTGCACCAGCGCCTGCTCGCTCAAGCGAAGCGTCAGTCGCTCTGCCCGGCCTCGCAAACCCTCCGCGAGCGGCAGCCCGCCGGCGTAATCGCAAACTGCTGATCGCTGATGTCGGTCGTCCTGCCTTCAACCGAGGTGGTTGCGTGGCCCCTGTGCGCGATCTGCAGCCGGATGAAATCGGCCGCAAGATTGTCGATTGCAAGGTCAGCAGTGGTCGCACCGAAAGCGAGGCCCGTCTCCTGCAGCTTGACGAGATTGACGCGGGCCTCGAAGCCGTCGAGGCTCCTCAAGTCGATGCCGGCAGCGCCGAACAATGTCGAACCGAAATGGCGCAGTTCCTCGGGATTGGAAGTACGAAACACCGGAAAACGGTACAAGGGATCGATTACGGCATTGAGCATGGTTGTTCGACTGTCAGTTTCCAGGAACGACTCGGTGTCAGCAATCAGGCGCAATGATAAGCTTTTTCGGCCAATGTCGTCGCGGCTAACAGATCGCTACCTTGATGTGAATCAAGCCATCACCAACAGCCCTACCCAGAATGAGTTATTGTTGGAAACGTCGCAGCACTCGGCCAGGCTGGCTGCGATTCGAGACCGTATTCCTACGGGGCTTTCGGAACGGTTGGTTTCGAATTGCGCCGACCTTCCTTAGCGTCGTATCAACTCACGCCCGCCGCCGGCACCTTGATCTCGGCCGGCAGGATGATCGCCGCGGCGATCACCAATAGACATAGCCCTGAGAAGGCGTGCAGCATGGTGACGAAGCCGCCCTGCTGGTACAGCCACGCCACCAGGCCGACCGAGGCGCCCGCGGCGGTAAAGCCGATGAAATAGCGCACCGCGTAGGCGCGCGAACGCCATTTCTCGCTGGTGTATTTGCCGACCATGGCGTCGTTGACCGTCACCTGGCCGAACGCACCCATCACGATGCCGATCGCGGCGACGATCAGCGGCAGGTTCGACAGCGTGGCCGCCAGGTACAAGAACGGCGCCAGCACGAACGACAACGGCAGCGAGACGGCCTTCAGCGAATAGCGGTCGATCAGCTTTCCGATGGTGTATTGCGTCATGGCGCCGAACACATAGACGCAGGCCGCGATCACCCCGAGCAATGCGGGACTGCTGGTGAGCCCGGCCAGCCGTTCGGCGAACAGTTTGGGCAACGCCACCGTCACCGCGTTGAAGGTGGTGGAGATCGCGAGCACCACGATCAAGAGCGCCACGATGACCCGCCACATGTCTTCCTTTGCCACACGCGCCTGCGCCGCCGCCTGCTTGTGGCCGGAGCGATCCTCGTGGACCACCATCAACGCAAACGCCACGCCGATCAGGATGGTGACGATACCGGGAATGATGAAGGCAAAACGCCAGCCGAGATACTGGCCGACCACGCCGGTGACCAGCGCCGACGACGCCACGCCGAGATTGCCCCAGACGCCGTTCAGCCCCATCTCGCGGCCGAGCCGGTCGGCATAGGACACGATCATCGCGGTACCGACGGGATGATAGATCGACGCGAACAAGCCGATCGACAGCAGCGCCGCGCCAAGCTGCAGCCGCGTCTGCACCAGGCCGACCGCGATCATCGAGGCCCCGATGCCGAGAAAGAAGATCACCATCATATGGCGGCGGCTCCAGCGGTCGCCGAGCCAGCCGGTCAGCAGCGAGCCGGCGCCGAAAGCGACGAACCCCGGGGTGGCGTAAGGCAGCAATTCCGAATAGGCCATGCCGAGCGCCGGCCCCATCACGATGACGGCGGCTGCGAAGATCAGCATCGCATAATGGTCGATGAAATGGGCGGCGTTGACGAGACCGATCACCCGTGCCGGGCTGTTCATGTTCGAAATCCTTGACGATATCCTTGGCGGATTCCTTGGCGGATTCCTTGGTTCGAATCTTCTAAATCCTTGCAATAGGTTATACGGTCTTGTCCTGACGGGATGTGGCCAATGAGTATCGCCGAAACGCCAATCGCTGCCATCCGGGCGGAGCACACCGCGACCGGCGACGGCGTTCATCTGGTGGCGCGCAACTACCGCAAGGGCGTCCGGCTCGACACCCACATGCACCGCGAGGCGCAGCTGGTCTATGCTGCGAGGGGAACGATGCAGGTCACGACCCCGAAGGGACGTTGGCTGGTGCCGCCGGATCGCGCGGTGTGGGTGCCGGCGCGGCTGGAACACGCCATCGACGTGCTCGCCGACATCGAGATGCGCACGCTGTATTTCGATCTGGCCTGGCTCGCGCGCGAGCAACGCAGCGAGAGCCTTCAGTCCGAATTCGTCGTCCGGGTGTCGCGGCTGTTGCAGGAGACGATTCTGGCGCTGTTCGACGGCCGCAATAACTCCGCGCGCACCGAGCTTCTGGTGAGACTGGCTGTGCTCGAGCTGCACCACGCCGAGGATTCGGCGACCTTCGTTCCGCTGCCGCAGGAGCCGCGCTGCCGCCGCGCCGCCGACATCGTGCTCGGCGATCCGACCGGCGCGCATGAGATCGAGACGCTGGCGCGCGCGGTCGGAACCTCGGCGCGGACGCTGTCGCGGCTGTTCTCCTCGGAGACGCAGCTCAGCTTCAAGAGCTGGTGCCAGCGTGCGCGGATCGCGTGCGCGATCGAAAGACTGTCGATGGACGGCAATATCTCGGTCAAGCAGCTCGCTTCCGACCTCGGCTATGCCAGCGTTCCCGCCTTCTCGCATGCGTTCCGGCAGGTCACCGGCAAGACCCCGACGGAATTCTGGGAAATGAAATGAGGGCCATGACGGATGCGCCTGGAAGCATTGGCCTTTTTTTGCGCTTTTTGCCTGCTTGATTGTGATCGGCTTTATCCTAAATTCAATGTAATATTCCGCCGGAAGAGGATTCGACCCGCCCCACATGAGCAGCAACGCCTTTTTCTCGGACCTCCTTTCCTCGATTTCCGAGCGCGGGCGGACATTGCTTCGCCGCGTCGGCTCCTCCGAAGAAAAACCGGACGGAGCCGGACTGATTGCCTTGTGCGGGGCGCTGCTGTCGGGCCGGGGCGAAGCTTCCGGCACCGCGATGGCGCGCGAGGTGCTCGACCGCTATCACCACCTCGACGATGCCGAACGGCTGGCCTTCTTCGAAGCCCTGACCCGCGATTTCGGCCCGGACCGGGAAAAGCTCGCCGAAGCGATCGAGAACTGGCGCGCGCAGCCCAGCGATGAAGACGCCAGTGACCTGCATTTCGCGTCCGAGCCGCGGCGGCAGGAACTGATCCGCCGGCTGAACCGCGCGCCGGGCGGCACCAGCGAGCTGGTGGCGATACGCGCCGATCTGCTTCGTCTCATGAACGGCCACAGGGACCTCGCCGCGCTCGACCGCGACGTCGTCCACCTGCTGTCGTCGTGGTTCAACAGGGGGTTTCTCGTGCTGCGCAGGATAGACTGGTCGACCCCGGCAAATATCCTGGAACAGATCATCCGCTACGAAGCGGTGCATGAAATCCACGACTGGAACGACCTGCGGCGCCGCATCGATCCCGTCGACCGGCGCTGTTACGCGTTCTTCCATCCCGCTTTGGTCGACGAGCCGCTGATCTTCGTCGAGGTGGCGCTGACGGAGCAGATCCCCGGCGCGATCGCGCCCCTGCTCGCCCCCGACCGCCGGCTGGTGCCGATCGAGCGCGCCCGCACCGCGGTGTTTTACTCGATCTCCAACACCCAGCGCGGCCTCGGGGGAATTTCCTTCGGCAGCTTCCTGATCAAGCAGGTGGTCGAGGAATTGCGGCGTGAATTGCCGAAGCTGGACAATTTCGTGACGCTGTCGCCGGTACCGGGCTTCATGCAATGGCTGAAGCAGGCGAGCGACGTTCCGGTCTCCGACGAGGACCGGGCGCTGCTGGAAAATCTGGACAAGCCCGACTGGTTCAAGAACGCCGAGCTGGAGGCGCAACTGCGCCCGGTGCTGGAGCCGCTGGCGGCATATTATTTCCTCAAGGCGCGCACCGCGAAGGGCCGGCTGATCGACTCGGTGGCGCGGTTCCACCTCGGCAACGGCGCGCGGCTGGAGCGGATCAACTGGCTCGGCGACATATCGCCAAAGGGCCTGCGCGAGTCCGCCGGCATCATGGTCAACTATCTCTACCGCCTCGAGGACATCGAGAAGAACCACGAAGCCTACGCCAACCAGGGCGAGGTGATCGCCTCCAGCGCCGTGAAAAAACTGCTAAAGTCCGAAGGCCGGCGGCTGCTGGATATGCGGCTGTCGTAGGTACTTCGACGTCGCCACCGTCCCAATATAGCGGTTTCCTCATCAAGGCCTCCCTCGATTCGGAAGCCTTGAATCACAACTCAGGCCGCGATGGTATCCTTATTGAGTACGGACCCCAGGCCAATGACGGTCTTTAGTCCAGCAGTCCAGCGGGGACGCCATCTACCAAGCTTCCCCAAATTGGATGGCCGGTTATCAGCGACCACAACTTAAGCTGAAGGCGGGATGTAATCGACTTGGCGAGTTGACTGGGGTCCCTAGGGTGATTCCCATGGCCGGAATTCCCCCGCCATCAATTTTTGCGCCTTGGTTTCGGTTGCGCTGAGGGAAGTGGCGAAAACCTTAACCTCCAGCTCCAAGGGATATAGGCCTCTGATCCTCGCTTCGGCTTCCTCACGCGTGGGGCAGCCGACGACATAGGTCTCGCGCCGCGGCGCCCCTCCGCTACCGTGGATATGGACCAGCACCGTAAAGGCTTCATCCACATATTCAGGCATCACACGAATATGCGCCCCGACGGGCGCATTTTCCAGCCCGGAAGCCAGCCATAGTTAAACGGGCCTACCGAAAAGGGAGCGGTTTTGACCGGTTGCGCCTCGGTCAGCTTTCCGGATTTCTGTTTTGACGGGGAATTATTAAAAAAGAGAGCCCGCCATTTGCGACGGGCCCAAGGCTAGGGAGGAGTTTGCAAAGTAAATCGATTCGCGGTTGAGTAGTGTGATGTAATTCACACATCTTGAAGGAAACCGACTGTCAGACCGCTATTGGAGCCGCCCTGTGGTTTGGTGTGACAGCCCGAACAATCGGCCAACTTCTGACTGACTTGCGACCGCCTCCAAGCGCCGTTTGGCTTCGTCACTTCGATCTTATCCACAGGGGCCCGCAACGCCTTAAGCTTGAATAGCACTCCGCCGCGCACTAGCCTTCGCGCTCCAGAAGGAGCCAACAACCGATGGCGAAAGACCACTTCCTACCGAACGATCGTCTTCCTCCTTTTCCTTGCGATGACGCCGACCAGCCTGAGCAGTCGGGGATCGGGAACATTGTTTCGTCGAGAACCCTTAAGACGGTTGTTCTGGTTTTCGCGGCTTTAGCGATCGTTTTCGCAATTGTATCGGTAGGTAGTGGTGGGTCGATGCCCGCCCTACAATCAACCGCCAGCGCGCAGGCTTTGTCGCCGACCGCAAGGGAAGCGCCGGCGGGCGACGAGATGCTTGCCGCTTTCAAGGCTGCCTTTGAGAGTAAGACGGAAGTCGATCAGCCAACAGCCGAAGCCACGTTAAATCAATTCCAAGCTTGGGCGGCTAAGGAAGGTGCGCAGGCACGGGTCCAGCCGCCCCAGCTCGCACAAGATCCCCGAGCACAGGTTGTGCAACAAAAAGCCCGAGCGCAGCCCTTGCCAAAGCCTCGACCAGCCCAAGCCTCGCAAACCGCCCCCGCACAAGACCTGTCATCGGAAAATGCGCAGTGGCCCGTGCGAATCTTCGGTTGGGGCAATTAACCCCGTGGCATGGGCGCGCTGAGGCTTTTAGAGCAAGCCCGTATAGCAAGCCCGTATAGGAAGGCTCGCTTAGCCAAGGTTTTATCGTCGTTGCCGGTCAGTTGTTAATCGCGGCATGTCTCAAACGTGCCAATGGCGGCCAATCGCAAATCAGATGTTATGGATGTCTTCGTTTCACCCTGAGGCGGACATCGGTCATCCGCGGAGCCATGTCAGCTTTGACATCAGATCGAAATGAAAAGAGACCGCCAACCAAGGCGGCCTCTCGCATCGAAGTCCCTGTTTTATTTAGCCGACGTTACGGCGGCGGCGGCGCGCCAACCAATAAGCGCCATAACCTATGCCGGCCGCGAGACCGGGTAGACCGGCGCCGAGGAGCGGTGCAGGAGCCCCCTTCAGATGACCGGGCGCGTTATCGCAATTGCCTCCGCCATTGCAGGCTTCTGCGGGCGGCGAAACAAGCATCAGAGCGGCGGTTAAAGCGATGGCAGGCAAAATACCCAGGGCAACTTTCATATTTCAATTCTCCGAAGTCTATTAACCAATCAAACTAGATGCCCCATTAATTACTATTAGCCAATTTACCGCGCGTCAACTTCTTTTCCCTCGCAATAACAATGCAACCCGGTTTCCAATTTCGATTTACCGGTTCGCTGTTTCGATTTAATTGTGGCATGGGCGCTATTTTTTTCGTCGGGGTTCAGGTTATTTGTCAGAATGCCTATGGCTCGCGTCGACACGTGCGCGCGGCCGCTGACGCAGTCACCCAGCTCACGCCGCCAGTGCCTTCATCTCCGCGTAGAGATCCGACTTCCCCTCAAAACCGATGCCGGGAAGATCGGGCATGGTGATGTGGCCGTTCTCGACACGGACGCCGTCCGGGAAGCCGCCATAGGGCTGGAACAGATCGGGATAGCTCTCGTTGCCGCCAAGCCCGAGGCCGGCGGCGATGTTCAGCGACATCTGATGGCCGCCATGCGGGATGCAGCGGCTCGGCGACCAGCCGAGGACTTTAAGCACTTCCAGCGTGCGCTGGTATTCGCACAGCCCGTAGGACAGCGCGCAATCGAATTGCAGCCAGTCTCTGTCGGGTCGCATGCCGCCATAGCGCAAGAGGTTGCGCGCATCCTGGTGGCTGAACAGGTTTTCGCCGGTCGCCATCGGTCCCGGATAGAACTCGGCGAGCGCCGCCTGCAACTGGAAATCGAGGGGATCGCCAACCTCCTCGTACCAGAACAGCGGATACTCCCGCAGCATTTTTGCGTAGGCGATTCCCGTCTCCAGATCGAACCGGCCGTTGGCGTCGACGGCGAGCTGCGCCTCCTGGCCGATCTCTTCCAGCACGGCCTCGATGCGCATCCGGTCTTCTTCGATCGGCGCGCCGCCGATCTTCATCTTGACGACG
This genomic window contains:
- a CDS encoding helix-turn-helix transcriptional regulator, with product MPGARACHPDRLSLCRLYAGRNGFSHLLQNQESTAAPWVVRRIEEFVEANWQQPITIDRLAAEAGVSARAIFRAFERSRGYSPMAFAKAIRLRRAREILTSGDPSVSVTAAAFKSNFASPSRFAKDYREAFGELPSETILRTRQ
- a CDS encoding MFS transporter, which gives rise to MNSPARVIGLVNAAHFIDHYAMLIFAAAVIVMGPALGMAYSELLPYATPGFVAFGAGSLLTGWLGDRWSRRHMMVIFFLGIGASMIAVGLVQTRLQLGAALLSIGLFASIYHPVGTAMIVSYADRLGREMGLNGVWGNLGVASSALVTGVVGQYLGWRFAFIIPGIVTILIGVAFALMVVHEDRSGHKQAAAQARVAKEDMWRVIVALLIVVLAISTTFNAVTVALPKLFAERLAGLTSSPALLGVIAACVYVFGAMTQYTIGKLIDRYSLKAVSLPLSFVLAPFLYLAATLSNLPLIVAAIGIVMGAFGQVTVNDAMVGKYTSEKWRSRAYAVRYFIGFTAAGASVGLVAWLYQQGGFVTMLHAFSGLCLLVIAAAIILPAEIKVPAAGVS
- a CDS encoding AraC family transcriptional regulator — its product is MSIAETPIAAIRAEHTATGDGVHLVARNYRKGVRLDTHMHREAQLVYAARGTMQVTTPKGRWLVPPDRAVWVPARLEHAIDVLADIEMRTLYFDLAWLAREQRSESLQSEFVVRVSRLLQETILALFDGRNNSARTELLVRLAVLELHHAEDSATFVPLPQEPRCRRAADIVLGDPTGAHEIETLARAVGTSARTLSRLFSSETQLSFKSWCQRARIACAIERLSMDGNISVKQLASDLGYASVPAFSHAFRQVTGKTPTEFWEMK
- a CDS encoding malonyl-CoA decarboxylase, which codes for MSSNAFFSDLLSSISERGRTLLRRVGSSEEKPDGAGLIALCGALLSGRGEASGTAMAREVLDRYHHLDDAERLAFFEALTRDFGPDREKLAEAIENWRAQPSDEDASDLHFASEPRRQELIRRLNRAPGGTSELVAIRADLLRLMNGHRDLAALDRDVVHLLSSWFNRGFLVLRRIDWSTPANILEQIIRYEAVHEIHDWNDLRRRIDPVDRRCYAFFHPALVDEPLIFVEVALTEQIPGAIAPLLAPDRRLVPIERARTAVFYSISNTQRGLGGISFGSFLIKQVVEELRRELPKLDNFVTLSPVPGFMQWLKQASDVPVSDEDRALLENLDKPDWFKNAELEAQLRPVLEPLAAYYFLKARTAKGRLIDSVARFHLGNGARLERINWLGDISPKGLRESAGIMVNYLYRLEDIEKNHEAYANQGEVIASSAVKKLLKSEGRRLLDMRLS
- a CDS encoding mandelate racemase/muconate lactonizing enzyme family protein, which gives rise to MSVRIVDVREVTKPISSPIRNAYIDFSKMTTSLVAVVTDVVRDGKPVVGYGFNSNGRYGQGGLIRERFAPRLKEADPKTLLDETGDNLDPDKIWATLMSNEKPGGHGERSVAVGTIDMAVWDAVAKIARKPLFRLLAERHGLKANPRVFVYAAGGYYYPGKGLSMLRGEMRGYLDRGYNVVKMKIGGAPIEEDRMRIEAVLEEIGQEAQLAVDANGRFDLETGIAYAKMLREYPLFWYEEVGDPLDFQLQAALAEFYPGPMATGENLFSHQDARNLLRYGGMRPDRDWLQFDCALSYGLCEYQRTLEVLKVLGWSPSRCIPHGGHQMSLNIAAGLGLGGNESYPDLFQPYGGFPDGVRVENGHITMPDLPGIGFEGKSDLYAEMKALAA